A single Rhopalosiphum padi isolate XX-2018 chromosome 4, ASM2088224v1, whole genome shotgun sequence DNA region contains:
- the LOC132928672 gene encoding odorant receptor 67a-like, whose protein sequence is MNTTEKNYAFDLTLFKIIGYYQMIDPNSKKIFGYNIYNVINMAIVIFTSIVTVIGLSGFFYKPDNITYEKISFKDIQILFYLACIMIGNLKIAITIYNAKAIWKSFNVAHESFLSNKYWKQNKHKINNCGKKFARIFPWYFFMFLMTAFAWSIVPIVVNNHVASKETQINENIYITNIANMRYPITAKTYNKFYKIFYVSEFIVVCYSAYGLAVFDLLILGLLQLMATHYEIIASAYENFICKIENENGKLSNEEIQKEFVLIILDCQTVYEQLETIYGIARPIVLIYMVGDSIGMITMPFLIVMFYMQDKSIFNSNVIAFSWTLFVVGIQLYMYCSLLQYVNEQKEDINFGLYSCDWTWLDIEIKKLILLAMRMNSSNNLKMNVTFTKFIDLPMFANILD, encoded by the exons ATGAATACCACAGAGAAAAATTATGCGTTTGATTTAAcgttgttcaaaataattggtTATTACCAAATGATTGAtccaaatagtaaaaaaatatttggttataatatatataacgtaaTCAACATGGCGATAGTTATATTTACAAGCATCGTGACTGTTATTGGATTATCGGGTTTTTTTTACAAACCCGATAACATAACATACGAGAAAATCAGTTTTaaagatatacaaatattattttatcttgcaTGTATTAtgattggaaatttaaaaatagctataacaatttataatgctAAAGCAATTTGGAAGTCATTTAATGTAGCACACGAATCGTTTTTGTCCAATAAATATTGGAAACAAAACAAACATAAGATCAACAATTGTGGAAAAAAATTTGCTAGAATTTTCCcttggtatttttttatgtttttaatgacaGCATTTGCATGGTCAATAGTACCTATTGTTGTTAATAACCATGTCGCAAGTAAAGAAAcacaaattaatgaaaatatttacataaccaATATTGCAAATATGAGGTACCCTATTACTGCTAAAacatataacaaattttataagattttttacgTATCGGAATTCATAGTGGTGTGCTACTCTGCATATGGATTAGCAGTATTTGATCTTTTAATATTGGGATTACTTCAATTAATGGCTACTCATTACGAGATAATAGCATCCGCGTATGAAAACTTCATATGCAAGATTGAAAACGAAAatg GTAAATTAAGCAATGAAGAAATTCAGAAggaatttgtattaattattttggattGTCAAACtgtttatga GCAATTAGAAACAATATATGGCATTGCGCGtccaattgttttaatttatatggtaGGAGATTCAATAGGAATGATAACTATGCCTTTTTTAATTGTGATG TTTTATATGCAAGACAAATCAATTttcaattctaatgttattgCTTTTTCATGGACGCTGTTTGTTGTTGGAATTCAATTGTACATGTACTGTAGTTTACTTCAATACGTAAACgaacaa aaaGAAGATATAAATTTTGGATTATACAGTTGTGACTGGACATGGCtggatattgaaataaaaaaactaatattgttgGCAATGCGAATGAacagttcaaataatttaaaaatgaatgtaacATTCACAAAATTTATTGATCTACCTATGTTTgcaaat atattagattaa